From Zea mays cultivar B73 chromosome 3, Zm-B73-REFERENCE-NAM-5.0, whole genome shotgun sequence:
TCGAAATGGAGCTCAACAACAACCGTGCAGTAGCCAGCCTATAAAGCTCTGAATCATAGACGTGGATATAGTAGTACTACAGTAGCGGTAGTGTGTACGTCAAGAGTACAAGCGAGGACTTTAATTGACAATGTCGTATGGAAGTGGTGTTGACAGATTCATCATCATCAGGAAGTGCTTCTTTTCTCTATAATTTTTTGAGCTCTGATAGAGTTCTCCTTTTTCATGCACACCAAAGTGCTCACTGTTAAGCAGGCCGAAAAAAACCTAATTTGCTTTGCAACAGTTACTGCAGTTCTTTCTAATGTGAATGTGGTCCATGGCAATGTGAGGATCCAGAACCAGCAAGGAGGAATGGCGACGCAAGAAGATGGCGGGGAACGGCGAAGCGCATGGAAGAAATATTTGAGTAGCAAAGTGTTTGGTCCGCAATGGGCCGTGTGATTGTAATAAGGCCGTGTATGGAGCTGATACTTGTATCGTGCGTGTATAAAACGCTAAGAACGAAAAGGCTGAAGGCAGCAAATGAGAAATAACAGAATCGTTCCCCTGCCTGTCATTCTGTTCTTCTTCTTCCCTGATTTCTCCAATTCTTCTCCGCTCAATTCCTCTATCAGTTCATTTGCTGACAATCTGGTATCAGACTTGTTGCAATCCTGGAGGGCATTACGCAACCACCGGTTCGGCGGACACGTTCATCGACAGCCGCGGGCATGGAGGTGGCGATGAAGAAGGTGCTCGACGAAATGTCGCACATGGAGACGCGTTTGCTCGCTGCGATAGTAGGACCGTCCTACTAGGACGCTGCGACGATCTCGAATGCAGGATGGAGGAGTCGGAACAAAAGACGGAGGCACGTCTTATCTCCCTGGAGATGGACTACGGCCAGATTGAAGGGTGGAAACCAGAGGTCGAGAAGCGTCTCAAGAACTTGATGCTGGAATTGAAACGCGCCAATAAAATCATGGAGCGCGGGATTCTGGAGAACGATGGACCACAACACGGTCTGCTGCGTCCTGAAGGGTCAACGGCCGCGCGCACATCTGTCGGGATTCACACCGTCGACGGGCCTAATGGCTACCGCGGGGATCATGATCACCGGGATCGCGGGTTTGGACACGTCACGTTCCAAACCCACGGCCCGGTCAAGGGTATGTCTCGCAACCAATTCCACCATCGTTTTGATTCCACTGCTCATATGGAGCATCATTCGGATTCGGAATTTGGTCGCGAGGGAAGTCGTTCTGACACGGGAAATCTACCTCGTGTCAACTTTCCCCAATTTGATGGCGAGAATCCACAGTTGTAGAAAACAAACTGTGAGAACTATTTTGAGATGTACGGAGTCGATTCATCGCGATGGATTCGTGTGGCTTCGATGCATTTTGTTGGTCGTGCCGCGTGTTGGCTTCAATATATAGAACGGAGGGTGCGCCAATTGTCGTGGTCTGAATTTTGTATTCAGATACACGATCGCTTTGGACGAGAGCAGCATGCTTCGTTGATTCTTCGATTGTTTCACATTCGCCAGTTAGGATCAGTAGCAGAATACGTAGAACAGTTTGCTACGTTGGTTGATCTGCTAGCTGCATATGAAGCAAACCATGATCCATTATATTACACTATGCGCTTCATTGATGGGCTACGCGATGATATTAAATCAGTCATTATGGTTCATAGACCAGCTACTCTGGATACTGCTTGCTCTCTTGCTCTTGTACAGGAGGAAGCCATGGCACCGGGAAGGACCAAGCGTTCTGAACCACACTGGAATAGACAATTACAGAAATCGGGCCATAACACAGCGGTTCAGTATAAAGGGGATCAAGCTGGGGAGACCAGTGAGGTAGCATCTAATGAAGAGATGTTGTTGTCATTGAGAAGATCTCGCAGAGCACGTGGTCTTTGTGAGAAGTGTGCTGAGAAATGGGTACATGGTCATAAATGTACGCCTACAGCCCAACTTCGTGCTATGGAAGAGGTGTGGCAGTTGTTAGATGAGGAACAAGAAGAAGAGACTGTCCGGAGACATCTGAACCGAATACAGCCCAACTATGTATGGTCATGTCGAAAGCAGCTTGGTCAGGGTTATGCCCACCTCAGACACTTAAATTTCAGGGGTTTATACAGCAACATCCAATAGCCATACTGGTTGACAGTGGTAGTTCTCATACATTCTTGAGTGAGAATATGCGGCCCTTGTTACAAGGTGTGATCGAGGTACCCAATGCTTTGAAAGTGCAGGTGGCTAATGGTGAAGTATTACAATGTCAATACAAACCAT
This genomic window contains:
- the LOC103650335 gene encoding uncharacterized protein; the protein is MEESEQKTEARLISLEMDYGQIEGWKPEVEKRLKNLMLELKRANKIMERGILENDGPQHGLLRPEGSTAARTSVGIHTVDGPNGYRGDHDHRDRGFGHVTFQTHGPVKGFNRGGVFSKVQLFLHFHMHHDMVTMASIFQGRGMRILIVREAKGMLEMWRGVTLIRCQHLRL